A stretch of the Chlorobiota bacterium genome encodes the following:
- a CDS encoding phenylalanine--tRNA ligase subunit beta: MPSKKIIHSLLNSITSFEFTPQDLSDKLLSLGLEISSIEDTKESLKGFVTAEVLTKVKHPDADKLSICTVNTGSRIHNVVCGAPNVEAGQIICFATVGTIIHKLGFKIDKRKIRGVESEGMICSEDELGIGESTGGILVLPSGTKIGTPLSEMFGDIVYDLDITPNRGDCLSHLGLAREISIITGNSINLPSITLIESSNKTSESISIEIENKDNCPRYIARIVKSVKISESPDWLKTILKKLGIKSRNNVIDTANYVMFLCGHPLHAFDYDKISGNKIIVKSSVGGEKFITLDNKEHILPDNVLLICDQDKPIALAGIMGGENTEISNSTVNVLIESAYFNSSVIRRGARLLGISSDASYRFERGADINITNYACDLAAKIISEISGGDIQNDKVDSYQKVYTPLQIKLRFERTKQIVGVDIPKESQISILESIGCKVLDVTTNYVEVISPSWRADIFEEIDLVEEVARIFGYENIPVTSRSSVSFKTSVIPEVKISNNTRKFFVNNGFIEIISMNFTDPDTASRYGDNILLKNALGLDFSSMRTSHVPNLSKTLSYNQRRGKKDIKMFEVGKAFRKGKNNQGDISGIIEMFELSLLLNGKSEPSGFDLKERDFDLLDAKGIIIKYFASLSIKNYIKFSPVEKEEWGFSVNSIAIFVEDIEVGRIGGLDSFLIQKDDIQSKPVIAVFDLIKLSKLAYKTTKYKYQSKFPSVQRDISIIVDKNIKNNDIENSISRAAGKYLNEIRLFDLYEGKNIPSDKKSMGYSLTFIPVDKTFDDTEIDSFMIKIIKSVTSEFNAELRS, encoded by the coding sequence TAATACATTCATTACTTAACTCAATAACATCTTTCGAATTTACACCTCAAGATTTGTCTGATAAATTATTGTCATTAGGTTTAGAAATAAGTTCTATTGAAGATACAAAGGAATCACTTAAAGGCTTTGTAACAGCAGAGGTTTTAACTAAAGTAAAGCATCCTGATGCAGATAAATTATCTATTTGTACTGTTAATACTGGAAGTAGAATTCATAATGTTGTTTGTGGTGCACCTAATGTTGAAGCAGGTCAGATAATTTGTTTTGCTACTGTTGGTACTATAATACATAAGCTAGGATTTAAAATTGATAAAAGAAAAATTCGTGGTGTTGAATCTGAAGGTATGATTTGTAGTGAAGATGAATTAGGTATTGGGGAAAGTACAGGTGGAATTTTAGTTTTACCAAGCGGTACAAAAATTGGCACCCCTCTGTCTGAAATGTTTGGAGATATTGTTTATGATTTAGATATTACGCCTAACAGAGGGGATTGCTTAAGTCATTTGGGTTTGGCAAGAGAGATTTCAATTATTACTGGAAATTCTATTAATTTACCATCAATTACTTTAATAGAAAGCTCAAATAAAACTTCGGAATCAATTTCAATTGAAATTGAGAATAAAGATAATTGTCCAAGATATATTGCAAGAATTGTAAAGTCTGTAAAAATTTCAGAATCACCAGATTGGCTCAAAACAATTCTTAAAAAATTAGGAATAAAGTCTAGAAACAATGTAATTGATACAGCAAATTATGTAATGTTTTTATGCGGACATCCACTTCATGCTTTTGATTATGATAAAATTTCTGGAAATAAAATTATTGTAAAGTCATCAGTTGGTGGAGAAAAATTTATTACCCTTGATAACAAAGAACATATACTTCCTGATAACGTTTTATTAATTTGTGATCAAGATAAACCAATAGCATTAGCTGGTATAATGGGTGGGGAAAATACTGAAATTTCAAATTCAACAGTAAATGTATTAATTGAATCAGCATATTTCAATTCATCAGTAATTCGTAGAGGAGCAAGATTATTGGGTATATCATCAGATGCTAGTTATAGATTCGAAAGAGGTGCTGATATTAATATTACAAATTATGCATGTGATTTAGCAGCAAAAATTATATCAGAAATATCTGGTGGTGATATTCAAAATGATAAAGTTGATTCTTATCAAAAAGTATATACACCATTACAAATAAAATTAAGATTTGAAAGAACAAAACAAATTGTTGGTGTTGATATTCCGAAAGAATCTCAAATTAGTATCTTAGAATCTATTGGTTGCAAAGTGTTAGATGTTACAACTAATTATGTTGAAGTAATTTCTCCAAGCTGGAGAGCTGATATTTTTGAGGAGATTGATTTGGTAGAAGAAGTTGCTAGAATTTTTGGTTATGAAAATATACCAGTTACAAGTAGGAGTTCAGTCTCTTTTAAAACTAGTGTTATTCCTGAAGTTAAAATTTCTAATAATACTAGAAAATTCTTTGTAAATAATGGATTCATAGAAATTATTTCTATGAACTTTACTGACCCTGATACTGCTTCAAGATATGGAGATAACATCTTATTAAAAAATGCATTAGGGTTAGATTTTTCATCTATGAGAACAAGTCATGTTCCTAACTTATCTAAAACATTATCTTACAACCAAAGGCGTGGTAAAAAAGATATTAAGATGTTTGAGGTTGGAAAAGCCTTCAGAAAAGGGAAAAATAATCAAGGTGATATTTCAGGGATTATTGAAATGTTTGAACTTTCATTACTGTTAAATGGAAAATCTGAACCATCTGGATTTGATTTAAAAGAAAGAGATTTTGATTTGTTAGATGCTAAAGGAATTATAATTAAATATTTTGCTAGCCTATCAATCAAAAATTATATTAAGTTCTCACCAGTTGAAAAAGAAGAATGGGGATTCTCGGTTAATTCAATAGCTATTTTTGTAGAAGATATAGAAGTTGGCAGAATAGGTGGATTAGATTCATTCTTAATTCAAAAAGACGATATTCAAAGCAAACCAGTAATTGCAGTTTTTGATTTGATTAAATTGTCCAAACTAGCTTATAAAACAACTAAATATAAATATCAATCTAAGTTCCCAAGTGTTCAAAGAGATATTTCAATAATTGTTGATAAAAATATAAAAAATAATGATATTGAAAATTCTATTTCTAGAGCAGCTGGGAAGTATTTAAATGAGATTAGATTGTTTGATTTGTATGAAGGCAAAAACATCCCTTCAGATAAAAAATCAATGGGATATTCTTTGACCTTTATTCCTGTTGATAAAACATTTGATGATACAGAGATTGATTCATTTATGATAAAAATTATTAAATCAGTAACTTCAGAATTTAATGCAGAATTAAGATCATAA
- a CDS encoding cell division protein ZapA, whose protein sequence is MQSISVLISGVEYNLLGENPAMIYEAAKIVNEKMLKIGQQSVVESSTTNAVLTALNVTEEHLLEQKNNDNELKIVKSSLEEINNILLDVLTR, encoded by the coding sequence TTGCAATCTATTTCAGTTCTTATATCAGGAGTTGAATATAATTTATTGGGGGAAAATCCTGCAATGATATATGAAGCTGCCAAAATAGTTAATGAAAAGATGTTGAAAATAGGTCAGCAATCTGTTGTAGAATCATCAACAACAAACGCAGTATTAACAGCGTTAAATGTTACAGAGGAACATCTTTTAGAGCAAAAAAATAATGATAATGAACTTAAAATTGTAAAATCTAGTTTAGAAGAAATTAACAATATATTATTAGATGTGCTTACAAGGTAA
- the rny gene encoding ribonuclease Y, whose product MDATIEIILVVTGCIVGFVVSYLLGSKSAKTQIDDAKSRAIQIVEDAKISGDNLKREKELQAKDEFLKNKKLLDDESQIKREKLQNIERQIKQREENIEKNASKKLEQATKQELQAATLLKEFEIKATAFDESRKTIEKNFTEQKKLWEKNADDEKKKITDQKKELEETNRNIENVRATIEQKKKIIDELVSEQNTRLERISGMSREDAKTFLIENMINDAKNEAAQRVKNVRDQAKLDSKKESQRIIIQAIQRSASDYSVETTVSVVNIQGDEMKGRIIGREGRNIRAFEAATGVDVVVDDTPDAVILSNYDPFRREVARISLERLMHDGRIHPTRIEEVVDKVRKELEEDLIRTGQTALLELGINNVHPEIVRLIGRMKYRSSYGQNVLSHSIETAYIAATMARELGLDANLAKRAGLMHDMGKCVERNIEGPHAIIGFEIAKRCKENPVICNAIGAHHEEMEMTSPISVLVQAADSISGARPGARREAVEQYVKRLETLENIARSFEGVAKTYAIQAGREVRVVVEPDRVDDLLADSLSNDIAKKIQDEMEYPGQIKVTVIREKRAVAFAK is encoded by the coding sequence ATGGATGCTACCATTGAGATAATATTAGTTGTTACAGGATGTATTGTTGGTTTTGTTGTTAGTTATTTACTTGGGTCTAAATCTGCAAAAACTCAAATAGATGATGCAAAGTCAAGGGCAATTCAAATTGTTGAGGATGCAAAAATTTCTGGTGATAATTTAAAGCGTGAGAAAGAGTTACAAGCTAAAGATGAATTTTTAAAAAATAAAAAACTTTTAGATGATGAATCTCAAATCAAACGTGAGAAACTTCAGAATATAGAGCGTCAGATTAAACAACGTGAAGAGAACATAGAAAAAAATGCATCTAAAAAACTTGAACAAGCTACTAAACAAGAACTGCAAGCTGCAACTTTATTAAAAGAGTTTGAAATAAAAGCTACAGCTTTTGATGAGTCAAGAAAAACTATTGAAAAGAACTTCACTGAACAAAAAAAATTATGGGAAAAAAATGCTGATGATGAAAAGAAAAAAATAACTGATCAAAAGAAAGAACTTGAAGAAACAAATAGGAATATTGAAAATGTTAGAGCTACAATTGAACAAAAAAAGAAAATAATTGATGAATTGGTTTCAGAACAGAATACTCGATTAGAGAGAATTTCAGGTATGTCTAGAGAAGACGCCAAAACTTTTCTAATTGAGAATATGATTAATGATGCAAAAAATGAAGCAGCTCAAAGAGTTAAAAATGTTAGAGATCAAGCAAAACTTGATTCAAAGAAAGAATCACAAAGAATTATAATTCAAGCTATCCAAAGAAGTGCTTCAGATTATTCTGTAGAAACTACAGTATCAGTTGTGAATATTCAAGGAGATGAAATGAAAGGAAGAATTATTGGTAGAGAAGGAAGGAATATTAGAGCTTTTGAGGCTGCAACTGGGGTTGATGTTGTTGTTGATGATACACCAGACGCAGTAATATTATCTAATTACGATCCATTCCGTCGTGAAGTTGCTAGAATATCACTTGAAAGATTAATGCATGATGGTAGAATTCATCCAACTAGAATTGAAGAAGTTGTTGATAAAGTTAGGAAAGAACTTGAAGAGGACTTGATTAGAACTGGGCAAACTGCATTGTTAGAATTAGGTATAAATAATGTACATCCTGAAATTGTTAGATTGATTGGAAGAATGAAGTACAGGTCTAGTTATGGACAGAATGTTTTATCACATTCAATTGAAACCGCTTATATAGCTGCAACGATGGCTCGTGAATTAGGTCTTGATGCTAACCTTGCTAAAAGAGCAGGTTTGATGCATGATATGGGCAAATGCGTTGAAAGAAATATTGAAGGTCCACATGCAATTATTGGTTTTGAAATTGCTAAAAGATGTAAAGAAAATCCTGTGATTTGTAATGCAATTGGAGCTCATCATGAAGAAATGGAAATGACTTCTCCAATCTCAGTTCTAGTTCAGGCAGCCGATTCTATTTCTGGAGCAAGACCAGGAGCAAGACGCGAAGCAGTAGAACAATACGTTAAACGATTAGAAACATTAGAAAATATTGCTAGATCATTTGAAGGTGTTGCTAAAACTTATGCAATTCAAGCAGGTCGAGAAGTGAGAGTTGTTGTTGAACCAGATCGAGTTGATGATTTGCTTGCAGATTCATTATCAAATGATATTGCAAAGAAAATACAAGACGAAATGGAATATCCTGGTCAGATTAAAGTAACTGTAATCAGAGAAAAAAGAGCTGTAGCTTTTGCTAAGTAA